In Thermoanaerobaculia bacterium, the following proteins share a genomic window:
- a CDS encoding pentapeptide repeat-containing protein codes for MANEVRIQLTDEQKAKIKEGTGKEMGEIRVGSLGNNPSVTAPSAEELSGKSLSGKSLSGKSLSGKSLSGKSLSGKSLSGKSLSGKSLSGKSLSGKSLSGKSLSGKSLSGKSLSGKSLSGKSLSGKSLSGKSLSGKSLSGKSLSGKSLSGKSLSGKSV; via the coding sequence ATGGCGAACGAAGTCAGAATCCAGCTCACGGACGAACAGAAGGCGAAGATCAAGGAAGGCACGGGCAAGGAAATGGGCGAGATCCGCGTCGGCAGCCTCGGCAACAACCCGTCGGTGACGGCTCCCTCGGCCGAAGAGCTCTCCGGGAAGTCGCTTTCCGGAAAGTCGCTTTCGGGCAAGAGCCTTTCCGGGAAGTCGCTTTCGGGCAAGAGCCTTTCCGGCAAGTCGCTTTCGGGTAAATCGCTTTCCGGGAAGTCGCTCTCCGGGAAGAGCCTCTCCGGGAAGTCGCTTTCCGGGAAGTCGCTTTCGGGCAAGAGCCTTTCGGGCAAGAGCCTGTCGGGCAAATCGCTTTCCGGCAAGTCGCTCTCCGGGAAGAGTCTCTCCGGGAAGTCGCTGTCGGGCAAGAGTCTCTCCGGGAAGTCCCTGTCGGGCAAGTCGCTGTCCGGCAAGTCGCTTTCCGGGAAGTCGGTCTAA